In the Muricauda sp. MAR_2010_75 genome, one interval contains:
- a CDS encoding DUF2306 domain-containing protein — MAARVRNKVAWVVFAFLAIGIGLYPLLYFLTSEEIGLLASKSEEILSSKVWKGAFYGHITFGGLALLTGWSQFSQKLRSRNLNLHRNMGKIYVIAALIGGTCGVYLGFFATGGIIPAVGFICLGVIWLYTTIRAYIAIRKKDLSLHQGMMIYSYAACFAAVTLRIWMPLLIMATGQFLVAYKIVAWLCWVPNMIFAFFWVRRKGLTID, encoded by the coding sequence ATGGCCGCTAGGGTTAGAAATAAGGTAGCATGGGTGGTGTTTGCTTTTTTAGCCATTGGTATTGGCCTGTATCCTCTTTTGTACTTCTTGACTTCGGAGGAAATTGGACTTTTGGCCAGTAAATCAGAAGAAATATTGTCCAGTAAAGTTTGGAAAGGGGCCTTTTATGGGCATATCACCTTTGGTGGCTTGGCACTGCTCACGGGATGGTCCCAGTTCAGTCAAAAGCTTCGCTCCCGAAACCTGAACTTGCACCGAAATATGGGCAAAATTTATGTGATTGCCGCCCTAATTGGTGGCACTTGTGGTGTATATCTTGGTTTTTTTGCCACTGGAGGAATTATCCCAGCTGTTGGTTTTATCTGTTTGGGAGTTATTTGGCTTTACACCACTATCAGGGCGTATATCGCTATCCGCAAAAAAGACCTTTCATTGCACCAAGGCATGATGATTTACAGCTATGCAGCCTGTTTTGCAGCGGTAACCTTACGTATTTGGATGCCATTACTGATTATGGCCACGGGTCAATTTTTGGTGGCCTACAAGATTGTGGCTTGGCTCTGCTGGGTTCCCAATATGATATTTGCCTTTTTTTGGGTACGGCGAAAGGGACTTACAATAGACTGA
- the folD gene encoding bifunctional methylenetetrahydrofolate dehydrogenase/methenyltetrahydrofolate cyclohydrolase FolD, producing MEILDGKKISNQIKEEITVEVAQMKEKGEKIPHLAAVLVGNDGASLTYVGSKVRSCKKIGFESTLIHLPEETTEEELLKHVADLNANPDIDGYIVQLPLPKHIDEEKVLMAVDPDKDVDGFHPTNFGKMALEMESFISATPFGIMELLRRYNVETEGKHTVVIGRSHIVGRPISILMSQKGKAANSTVTLTHSRTKDIASLTRQADIVVSALGVPNFLKADMVKDGVVIIDVGITRVPDDSRERGYYITGDVDFENVSKKASYITPVPGGVGPMTIAMLLKNTLLARERHKANA from the coding sequence ATGGAAATCCTTGACGGGAAAAAAATATCGAACCAAATCAAAGAAGAAATCACCGTTGAGGTGGCCCAAATGAAGGAAAAGGGTGAAAAAATTCCTCATTTGGCCGCAGTTTTGGTGGGCAATGACGGTGCCAGTCTCACCTATGTGGGAAGCAAGGTGCGTTCCTGCAAAAAAATAGGTTTTGAATCCACTTTGATCCATCTTCCGGAAGAAACCACAGAAGAAGAACTGTTAAAGCATGTGGCCGACTTAAATGCCAACCCTGACATTGATGGGTATATTGTGCAGTTACCGTTGCCCAAACATATTGATGAGGAAAAAGTGCTCATGGCCGTAGACCCAGATAAGGATGTGGATGGTTTTCACCCTACCAATTTCGGAAAAATGGCCTTGGAGATGGAATCCTTTATTTCGGCAACGCCATTTGGTATCATGGAGCTATTGCGTCGGTACAATGTGGAAACCGAAGGAAAACACACCGTTGTCATAGGAAGAAGTCATATTGTGGGAAGACCCATCAGCATCTTAATGAGCCAAAAGGGCAAAGCGGCCAATTCTACCGTGACCCTTACCCACAGCCGAACCAAAGATATTGCCTCACTCACCCGTCAGGCCGATATTGTGGTCTCTGCTTTGGGGGTTCCCAATTTCTTAAAGGCCGACATGGTCAAAGACGGAGTGGTCATCATTGATGTGGGTATTACCCGAGTGCCTGATGATTCCCGTGAAAGAGGGTATTACATCACCGGTGATGTGGACTTTGAAAATGTAAGCAAAAAAGCATCCTACATCACCCCGGTCCCTGGAGGAGTAGGTCCCATGACCATCGCTATGTTACTTAAAAATACCTTGTTGGCCAGGGAAAGACACAAGGCAAATGCCTAG
- the ffh gene encoding signal recognition particle protein codes for MFDNLSEKLDKALHSLKGHGQITEINVAETLKEVRRALLDADVNFKIAKEFTNKVKEKALGQNVLTTLQPGQLMVKIVKDELTELMGGETEGIDLSGNPSVILMSGLQGSGKTTFSGKLANFLQNKKSKKPLLVACDVYRPAAIDQLHVVGEQIGVEVYSDIENNDPVAIAKAGIKHAKSLGCNVVIIDTAGRLAVDEQMMNEIANIHKAVEPQETLFVVDAMTGQDAVNTAKAFNDVLNFDGVILTKLDGDTRGGAAISIKSVVDKPIKFIGTGEKMEAIDVFHPSRMADRILGMGDVVSLVERAQEQFDEEQARKIQKKIAKNKFGFDDFLSQIQQIKKMGNMKDLMGMIPGAGKALKGLDIDDDAFKHIEAIIHSMTPDERSTPSKLNASRKKRIAAGSGTSIQEVNQLLKQFEQMSKMMKMMQGGGGKKMMQMMQNMR; via the coding sequence ATGTTCGATAATTTAAGCGAAAAACTGGATAAGGCACTCCATTCCCTCAAGGGACATGGACAGATAACCGAGATCAATGTTGCGGAAACCCTCAAGGAAGTTCGGAGAGCGTTACTGGATGCCGATGTCAATTTTAAGATAGCCAAGGAATTTACCAATAAAGTAAAGGAAAAAGCACTTGGTCAGAACGTGTTGACCACCTTGCAGCCGGGCCAGCTTATGGTCAAAATTGTAAAGGATGAGTTGACTGAACTCATGGGCGGTGAAACGGAAGGCATTGACCTTTCTGGGAATCCCTCAGTGATTTTGATGTCTGGTCTTCAAGGTTCTGGTAAAACTACCTTTTCCGGAAAATTGGCCAATTTCCTTCAAAATAAAAAGAGCAAAAAACCACTTTTGGTGGCCTGTGATGTCTATCGTCCCGCTGCGATTGACCAGTTACACGTAGTTGGTGAACAAATTGGGGTCGAGGTTTATTCAGATATAGAGAACAATGACCCTGTGGCCATAGCCAAGGCCGGGATAAAACATGCAAAAAGTTTGGGGTGCAACGTAGTAATCATCGATACCGCAGGTCGTTTGGCCGTGGATGAGCAGATGATGAACGAAATTGCCAATATCCATAAAGCGGTTGAACCGCAGGAAACCCTTTTTGTGGTAGATGCCATGACAGGTCAAGATGCGGTGAATACGGCAAAGGCGTTTAACGATGTCCTTAATTTTGATGGGGTCATCCTTACCAAATTGGACGGTGATACCCGTGGTGGTGCGGCCATTTCCATTAAATCTGTGGTGGATAAACCCATCAAGTTCATCGGTACCGGTGAAAAAATGGAGGCCATAGATGTGTTTCACCCTTCACGTATGGCCGACCGTATTTTGGGGATGGGCGATGTGGTTTCCTTGGTGGAACGTGCCCAAGAACAGTTTGATGAAGAACAGGCCCGAAAAATCCAGAAGAAGATTGCCAAGAACAAGTTCGGGTTTGATGATTTCTTGAGCCAGATTCAGCAGATCAAGAAAATGGGGAACATGAAGGACCTCATGGGCATGATTCCCGGTGCAGGAAAAGCATTGAAAGGCTTGGATATTGATGACGATGCCTTTAAGCATATTGAAGCCATCATTCATTCCATGACCCCTGATGAAAGATCTACACCATCCAAATTAAATGCGAGCCGTAAAAAACGAATCGCTGCCGGGAGCGGTACTTCCATCCAAGAAGTAAACCAATTGCTGAAGCAGTTCGAACAAATGAGCAAAATGATGAAGATGATGCAAGGTGGGGGCGGCAAAAAGATGATGCAGATGATGCAGAATATGAGATAA
- a CDS encoding RNA polymerase sigma factor, whose translation MSNVCEDQVFSSIFKAHSKTVFNYIYYKFGNEEKANDAVQEAFVKLWENCAKVSPEKAKSFVYTVANNLYLNVIKAEKVRLKYANSVDDQSSNLSPEFLMEEQEYKEKLDNALNALPENQRTTFLLNRIDGKKYAEIAEMEGVSVKAIEKRMHLALKSLREQIDGI comes from the coding sequence ATGAGCAACGTATGTGAAGATCAGGTCTTCAGTTCCATATTCAAGGCCCATTCCAAAACGGTTTTTAACTACATTTATTACAAGTTTGGTAATGAGGAAAAGGCCAATGACGCTGTACAGGAAGCCTTTGTAAAGCTTTGGGAAAACTGCGCCAAGGTAAGTCCTGAAAAGGCCAAATCATTTGTATACACCGTGGCAAATAATTTATACTTAAATGTAATAAAGGCCGAAAAGGTCAGATTAAAATACGCCAATAGTGTTGATGACCAATCTTCCAATCTGTCCCCAGAGTTTTTGATGGAGGAGCAAGAATACAAGGAAAAACTGGACAATGCCCTGAATGCATTACCGGAGAACCAAAGGACCACCTTTTTGCTCAATAGAATTGATGGGAAGAAATATGCGGAAATTGCTGAAATGGAAGGCGTAAGTGTAAAAGCCATTGAAAAAAGGATGCACCTGGCCCTAAAAAGTTTGCGGGAGCAGATTGATGGAATATGA
- a CDS encoding FecR family protein, which yields MQENYLAKWLSGELSEAELTEFKKSEEYASYKKLKEVSSTLEAPEFNVDQSLERLKEGRMGQVPKVITLNPFKKFLRVAAVIAVLLAGSYFYLNTLNESITTEFAERSEVTLPDDSEIFLNADSEVSFSKKNWDKKRNVTLKGEAFFKVAKGKKFTVETEHGTVAVLGTQFNVENRKGFFEVTCYEGLVSVAYNNTETKLPAGTSFMVINGKVMDTSKPDGHQPTWMNNESSFASIPLQYVFNELERQYNIKVKTENVNTDLLFTGTFSNTDLNMALKSISTPSRTNYKVEGDNVLFYAGNTPQ from the coding sequence ATGCAAGAAAATTACTTGGCAAAATGGCTTAGCGGAGAGCTTTCCGAAGCAGAACTCACGGAATTTAAAAAGTCCGAGGAGTATGCTTCCTATAAAAAGCTCAAGGAGGTTTCCAGCACTTTGGAAGCCCCCGAGTTTAATGTGGACCAAAGTTTGGAGCGCCTAAAAGAAGGACGCATGGGCCAAGTCCCAAAGGTCATTACATTGAACCCTTTCAAAAAATTCCTTCGGGTTGCCGCTGTTATTGCCGTATTGCTTGCCGGTTCCTACTTTTACCTCAACACCTTGAACGAATCCATTACCACCGAATTTGCCGAACGTTCCGAGGTTACCCTTCCCGATGATTCCGAAATTTTCCTCAATGCAGATTCTGAGGTATCCTTCAGCAAAAAGAACTGGGACAAAAAAAGAAACGTGACCCTTAAAGGTGAAGCGTTCTTTAAGGTGGCCAAAGGAAAAAAATTCACGGTGGAGACTGAACACGGTACGGTAGCCGTTTTAGGAACCCAGTTTAATGTAGAAAATAGAAAAGGGTTCTTCGAGGTCACCTGCTATGAAGGATTGGTAAGCGTTGCCTACAATAACACTGAGACCAAATTGCCCGCGGGCACTTCCTTTATGGTTATTAATGGAAAAGTCATGGATACCTCCAAGCCCGATGGTCATCAACCCACTTGGATGAACAATGAAAGTAGTTTTGCAAGTATTCCCCTTCAATATGTCTTTAATGAGTTGGAAAGACAGTACAACATCAAAGTAAAGACCGAAAATGTAAACACTGATTTACTTTTTACAGGTACCTTTAGCAACACAGACCTCAATATGGCGTTAAAAAGTATAAGTACCCCGTCTCGCACAAACTATAAAGTTGAGGGTGATAACGTACTTTTCTATGCTGGGAATACACCGCAATAG
- a CDS encoding carboxypeptidase-like regulatory domain-containing protein, whose product MLGIHRNSQIGLFLVFLLFFFCSNYAQEKQQEHMGLIPYIKTLEERFDVKFSYLNEDLEDISIAVPENLVTLDDILGYVESQFQIESKKLSDRYFTLTKLRSVTLCGRVLDNFAENTIPGATIEILGANIAQTTDINGSFVLNDVPRNASLKIRYLGYLTKYVNVESLLQQGGCPKILMAQHYEQLDEVIVYKFLTTGLIKETDASITMNTAEFGILPGLIEPDILQTVQALPGIKSIDETVSDINVRGGTNDQNLILWNGIKMYQSGHFFGLISAFNPYLTDKISVIKNGTPANFGDGVSSVIQMETSNHIADGFEGGAGFNFISGDVFGQFRLNDKLGFQFSARRSTTDFLNTPTYNKFFDRAFQDSEVTDEDNVAVDDEITRDEDFYFYDFSGKLFYDINDAHKFRLSAISLNNNLRYVENNMTDNETTISLLKQTNLSVGGQLQSQWTDQFSSRLNVYYSKYNLDGQSVFNQIRQLDQKNSVDERAVKLNTEYEVSDQLQWTNGFQYIETGIINRAFVNQPNFDINTKGVIRIHAPYSEIEYTSFENKFIGKFGARFNFIENLDTFNTFLVEPRLNLNFRLANYLRAEVLGEFKSQTTNQVIDLEQNFLGIEKRRWILSDDDTLPVTQSKQGSVGINFERNNFYVGLEGFYKNVDGISTSTQGFQNQDQFSGEIGSYDVKGIEFLINKRGDRYSTWLSYAYNKNDYTFDSIVPHSFPNNLDIRHTITFAGTYTYKNLKLSVGVNYRTGKPYTEPVEGDEALDTSFFPAQINYEAPNSSRLPEYFRADASAIYSFALTRGIKANAGISLLNMTNRKNSLNRYYRVNDENQIETVESVSLGITPNVSFRVRF is encoded by the coding sequence ATGCTGGGAATACACCGCAATAGCCAAATTGGCCTCTTTTTGGTTTTTTTGCTGTTCTTCTTCTGTTCAAATTATGCCCAAGAAAAACAGCAAGAACACATGGGTCTTATTCCATATATAAAAACCTTGGAAGAGCGCTTTGATGTCAAATTTTCATATCTCAATGAAGATTTGGAAGATATTTCCATTGCCGTTCCTGAAAATTTGGTGACGCTGGATGATATTCTCGGTTATGTGGAATCCCAATTTCAAATAGAAAGCAAAAAACTTAGTGATCGTTACTTTACATTGACAAAACTCCGCTCGGTAACACTCTGTGGACGTGTGCTCGACAATTTTGCGGAAAATACCATTCCGGGTGCAACTATAGAAATCTTGGGAGCCAACATTGCCCAAACCACAGATATAAATGGCTCTTTTGTTCTTAATGATGTTCCTCGCAATGCGTCCCTCAAAATTCGGTATTTGGGTTACCTTACCAAGTATGTCAATGTTGAAAGTTTATTGCAACAAGGCGGATGCCCAAAAATATTGATGGCCCAGCATTACGAGCAATTGGACGAAGTCATCGTATACAAATTCCTGACCACGGGACTCATTAAGGAAACCGATGCCAGCATTACCATGAACACAGCCGAGTTTGGTATTCTTCCCGGACTCATTGAGCCCGATATCCTACAAACCGTTCAAGCACTTCCAGGCATTAAAAGTATAGATGAGACAGTCTCCGACATTAACGTAAGAGGAGGCACAAACGACCAGAACCTCATCCTTTGGAACGGCATTAAAATGTATCAATCCGGACATTTCTTTGGGCTGATTTCTGCCTTCAACCCCTATTTAACGGATAAAATTTCGGTAATTAAAAATGGTACACCCGCCAATTTTGGCGATGGGGTGAGCAGCGTCATCCAAATGGAAACCAGCAATCATATCGCTGATGGTTTTGAAGGTGGTGCAGGATTCAATTTTATCAGTGGGGATGTTTTTGGCCAGTTTCGCTTAAATGACAAATTGGGTTTCCAATTCTCCGCTCGTAGATCCACAACGGATTTTTTGAACACCCCTACCTATAATAAGTTTTTTGACCGCGCCTTTCAGGACAGCGAGGTAACCGATGAAGACAATGTGGCCGTAGATGATGAGATTACCCGGGATGAAGACTTCTATTTCTACGACTTTTCCGGAAAACTGTTTTATGATATCAATGACGCCCATAAATTTAGGTTGAGTGCCATCAGCCTGAACAACAATCTACGATATGTGGAAAATAACATGACCGACAACGAAACCACTATCAGTTTGCTGAAACAAACCAATCTTTCCGTTGGAGGGCAGCTTCAGAGCCAATGGACCGATCAATTCTCTTCCCGCCTAAATGTGTATTATTCCAAATACAATTTGGATGGTCAAAGCGTGTTCAACCAAATACGGCAGTTGGATCAGAAAAATAGTGTGGATGAAAGGGCGGTAAAGCTCAATACAGAATATGAGGTTTCAGACCAATTGCAATGGACCAACGGGTTTCAATATATCGAAACGGGCATCATCAACCGAGCGTTTGTTAATCAACCTAATTTTGACATCAACACTAAAGGAGTTATCCGAATCCATGCCCCATATTCCGAAATTGAGTATACCTCCTTTGAAAATAAGTTTATCGGCAAGTTTGGGGCACGGTTCAACTTCATTGAAAACCTAGACACCTTCAATACATTTTTGGTGGAACCCCGTCTCAACCTTAATTTTCGACTGGCCAATTATCTACGTGCAGAGGTTTTGGGAGAATTCAAGAGCCAGACCACCAATCAGGTCATAGATTTGGAACAGAATTTTCTGGGCATTGAAAAACGCAGATGGATTCTATCTGATGATGACACCCTACCCGTAACCCAAAGTAAACAAGGCTCTGTGGGCATCAACTTTGAACGAAACAATTTTTATGTGGGTCTTGAAGGTTTCTATAAAAATGTGGACGGTATCAGCACAAGTACCCAAGGATTCCAGAACCAAGATCAGTTTAGTGGGGAAATTGGCAGTTATGATGTAAAAGGAATTGAATTTCTCATCAACAAAAGAGGTGACCGGTATAGCACTTGGTTGAGCTATGCGTACAACAAGAATGACTATACCTTTGATTCCATAGTACCCCATAGCTTCCCTAACAATCTGGATATTAGACATACCATTACCTTTGCGGGAACCTATACCTATAAAAACCTAAAATTGAGTGTTGGGGTCAACTACCGAACAGGAAAACCCTATACAGAACCTGTGGAAGGTGATGAGGCGCTGGACACTTCCTTTTTCCCTGCACAAATCAACTATGAAGCGCCTAACAGCAGTCGACTTCCCGAATACTTTAGGGCAGATGCCTCGGCCATTTATAGTTTTGCCTTAACGCGAGGCATCAAAGCAAATGCAGGGATCTCCCTACTCAATATGACCAATCGAAAAAACAGTCTCAACCGCTACTATCGGGTAAATGATGAAAACCAGATTGAAACGGTGGAAAGCGTTTCGCTGGGCATTACCCCCAATGTAAGTTTTAGGGTGCGTTTTTAA
- a CDS encoding endonuclease domain-containing protein, translated as MKKRIHSRKELQAYRKKLRENLTPAEAFLWRHLKAKKLCGRRFNRQHSIKNYIVDFYCAAEKLVIELDGAVHFTPQAQEYDRKRTEVLNELGFTVIRFENKMVFENLESVLLEISEHFQQNPQGSSLNKGGEL; from the coding sequence ATGAAAAAAAGAATTCACAGCCGAAAGGAACTACAGGCCTACCGCAAAAAACTCAGGGAAAATTTAACACCAGCTGAAGCATTTTTATGGCGACACTTAAAAGCCAAAAAATTATGCGGAAGACGTTTCAACAGACAGCATAGCATAAAAAATTACATTGTTGATTTCTATTGTGCCGCTGAAAAATTGGTGATAGAATTGGATGGAGCCGTACATTTTACCCCACAAGCACAAGAATATGACCGTAAAAGAACGGAAGTATTGAATGAACTTGGCTTTACCGTTATCCGGTTTGAAAATAAAATGGTATTTGAAAATCTGGAATCTGTGCTTCTAGAAATCTCTGAACATTTTCAACAAAACCCTCAAGGCTCCTCCCTCAATAAGGGAGGTGAGCTTTGA
- the argS gene encoding arginine--tRNA ligase: MSLQNDLGQKVKDAVKELYQVELPTVEFQPTRKDFEGDVTVVVFPMLRFVKGNPLQIGTQIGDYLQEQVAEVAKCNVVQGFLNIVIEDSYYLNFFNSIKDEVDYGYVKSTSKDAIMVEYSSPNTNKPLHLGHIRNNLLGYSVAEILKASGKKVYKTQIINDRGIHICKSMLAWQKFGDGETPESSGLKGDHLVGKYYVAFDKAFKKQLQEKFQELSELLKNELDKQEPFNLKTAIHNIDEGSNYYSILGAAIKDFYKFDNNIGEEEFRKDKVLSQFRDIDFMTEDVPLKDLIKSRNKFLSIYSKIYGVTRIDEEFTDKDIRIVRNILDDKLTPLVEILKEAQEMLRKWEAGDAEVVALWKKMNSWVYAGFDTTYKNLGVDFDKLYYESDTYLLGRDVVKDGLEKGVFFKKEDGSVWIDLTDEGLDEKIVLRSDGTAVYMTQDIGTAIQRVTDFPDINGMVYTVGNEQDYHFKVLFLILNKLGYSWAEQLYHLSYGMVDLPSGKMKSREGTVVDADDLIQNMEETAEFISAELGKLEGYSEEEKKGLYRTIGLGALKYYILKVDPKKRILFNPEESVDFQGNTGPFIQYTYARIQSILRKADFDVSTALDMTFELHEKEKELLKGIQLFPETVQLAAENFSPALLANYTYDLVKEFNSFYQQVSILGEPDEQKKQFRVQLSQKVGEVIQSAFRLLGIDVPERM, translated from the coding sequence ATGAGTTTGCAAAACGATTTGGGCCAAAAGGTCAAGGATGCTGTAAAGGAACTGTACCAAGTTGAACTTCCCACGGTTGAATTTCAACCTACCCGCAAGGATTTTGAGGGGGATGTCACGGTGGTGGTTTTTCCCATGCTTCGTTTTGTAAAGGGCAATCCGTTGCAGATTGGGACCCAAATCGGGGACTATTTGCAGGAACAGGTGGCCGAGGTCGCCAAGTGCAATGTGGTGCAGGGCTTTTTGAACATTGTGATCGAGGACAGCTACTATCTCAACTTTTTCAATAGCATCAAAGATGAAGTGGACTATGGTTATGTGAAGTCCACCTCAAAAGATGCTATTATGGTGGAGTATTCGTCCCCCAATACCAACAAACCCTTGCATTTAGGGCATATCCGAAACAATCTTTTGGGCTATTCCGTGGCAGAAATCTTAAAGGCTTCTGGAAAGAAAGTGTACAAAACCCAAATCATCAACGACCGGGGCATCCATATTTGTAAAAGTATGTTGGCCTGGCAGAAATTTGGCGATGGGGAAACCCCAGAATCCTCCGGCTTGAAAGGTGACCATTTGGTGGGGAAATACTATGTGGCTTTTGATAAAGCATTTAAGAAACAGTTACAAGAAAAATTTCAAGAATTATCAGAGTTACTAAAAAATGAACTTGATAAGCAAGAACCATTTAACTTAAAAACAGCCATACATAATATTGATGAAGGATCTAATTATTACTCAATTTTAGGTGCGGCGATTAAAGATTTTTACAAGTTTGACAATAACATAGGAGAAGAGGAATTTAGGAAAGATAAAGTTTTATCTCAGTTCAGGGATATTGATTTTATGACAGAAGATGTTCCTTTAAAGGATTTGATTAAATCTAGAAATAAGTTTTTAAGCATTTATTCGAAAATTTATGGGGTTACTAGGATTGATGAGGAATTTACGGACAAGGATATTAGGATAGTAAGAAATATATTAGATGACAAGTTAACACCACTAGTTGAAATTCTGAAAGAAGCTCAAGAAATGCTCCGTAAATGGGAAGCTGGTGATGCTGAGGTCGTAGCTCTTTGGAAAAAAATGAACAGCTGGGTCTATGCCGGTTTTGATACCACCTATAAAAATCTGGGAGTTGATTTTGACAAACTCTATTACGAAAGCGATACCTATCTGTTGGGTCGGGATGTGGTGAAAGATGGCCTTGAAAAAGGGGTCTTTTTCAAAAAGGAGGATGGTAGTGTTTGGATAGACCTTACGGATGAGGGCTTGGATGAAAAAATCGTCCTTCGTTCCGATGGTACGGCGGTCTATATGACCCAAGATATTGGTACGGCCATCCAACGGGTAACGGATTTTCCGGATATCAACGGGATGGTATACACTGTGGGGAATGAGCAGGATTATCATTTTAAGGTGCTTTTTCTCATCCTGAACAAATTGGGCTATTCGTGGGCGGAACAATTGTACCATTTGAGTTATGGTATGGTGGACTTGCCCAGTGGGAAGATGAAGAGTAGGGAAGGTACCGTGGTGGATGCCGATGACCTTATCCAAAATATGGAAGAGACCGCAGAATTCATTTCAGCCGAATTGGGCAAATTGGAAGGCTATTCCGAAGAAGAAAAGAAAGGCTTGTACCGAACCATTGGTTTGGGTGCTTTAAAATACTACATCCTAAAAGTGGATCCCAAGAAACGGATTTTGTTCAACCCGGAGGAGTCTGTGGATTTTCAAGGGAACACCGGGCCGTTTATCCAATATACGTATGCGCGGATTCAGTCCATTCTCCGCAAAGCGGACTTTGATGTCTCGACTGCGCTCGACATGACATTTGAACTGCATGAGAAAGAGAAGGAATTATTGAAGGGAATCCAATTATTCCCCGAAACCGTGCAATTGGCGGCGGAGAACTTTAGTCCGGCTTTACTAGCCAATTACACCTACGATTTGGTGAAGGAGTTCAATTCATTCTACCAACAGGTATCCATTTTAGGGGAACCGGACGAGCAGAAAAAGCAATTTCGGGTGCAGTTGTCCCAAAAAGTGGGCGAGGTGATTCAGTCTGCATTTAGACTATTGGGCATTGATGTTCCGGAACGGATGTAA
- a CDS encoding DUF1648 domain-containing protein: MNWFKKHPRVEVKPSQADVLLYRAGWMVVAFNVFLVLGVYADLPETIPTHFNFLGRVDGYGHKSALWAIPMLSAGLYLALGLVATKLKPWLMNYPVKVTEENAPKLYSLALRMLAVMNFCFVMAFLMTTGIILLRIKGWIDAGDVQLLIGLWVLNGMVPLYYVYKMVVVVRE; the protein is encoded by the coding sequence ATGAACTGGTTCAAGAAACATCCACGAGTCGAAGTAAAACCTTCCCAAGCAGATGTACTGCTCTACCGGGCTGGTTGGATGGTGGTGGCCTTCAATGTTTTTCTGGTTCTTGGGGTCTATGCTGACCTCCCCGAAACCATTCCCACCCATTTCAACTTTCTAGGCAGGGTGGATGGCTACGGACATAAATCCGCCCTTTGGGCCATTCCCATGCTCAGTGCCGGACTCTATCTGGCTCTGGGACTCGTTGCCACCAAACTAAAACCGTGGCTAATGAACTATCCGGTAAAAGTGACCGAAGAAAATGCCCCTAAACTCTATTCGCTGGCCCTGCGCATGTTGGCGGTCATGAATTTCTGTTTTGTAATGGCCTTTTTGATGACCACAGGTATCATCCTTCTTAGAATAAAAGGATGGATAGATGCAGGGGATGTCCAGCTCCTCATTGGGTTGTGGGTCCTCAATGGTATGGTTCCGCTTTATTACGTGTACAAGATGGTTGTGGTTGTGCGGGAGTAA